tacaatGATTTAAACTCAATTTTCTCCGACTTGTCACGCTTTCCGAGATGAAAActcgtctttcttcttcctgcacCGTGGCAATAAAGTTCATGTGGGTGACTGGTATGTGCTATCTATCACGTAAAATGAGACGGATTCTGACCAATGGATATGGAAACGAGGAAAATTATCTAAATAAAACTTTTATGATTCTAAAAACGAAACATTTTGGATGTTAAATATTACAGTTGCTAGGATTTGAGTATCCTTCGATACTCTACTACATCGGATAACATGATATCTCACAGTTGGGGGATATCGGATTTGACCCGATCGCGCTTAGAACACGTAGTTCTCATCGGCCATGTCGATAGCCCACCGGAACTTATCCCGTTGCGTTTTGTTGAAAATCTTCTCGATCGGGACGTCAAACTTTTTGCACCTATTGAGATGGAAGAGGATTAATTAGGATAGATTGAAGGTCGAGGGAGGTGATTGTGGACAATTTATATGCCTACTCACCATGCAACGGAAATACGGGGATCGAGATAGTTCAGCTTAGATGTTCCAAGGGCGATGGTTTTGTTCTCGTCCTTGTCAGTCTCTTGCAGTTCGAGTTTCTTCAGTTGATCTTTAAGTCGCTCCAACTGCTTTTGCTTCTTGTCCTTGGCAACCTTGTCCCTAACGTTGCTCTTCTTAAGGTCCTGTGGAAAAATGGAATAATGTTACGTTGTTGGTATTTTTCGACAAAAAAAGCGTTTGTTCTTGTTTGCGAGCGAGTGGAACAAATCCAATATGGAAATTTGGCATAAATATGCTTTGTTCGGTTCATTTAAGCTATGTTAATGTGCTTAAAACATATCAActggatcttttttttttttgactttattagtgatttttaagtttgacAAAGTTTATCACTTATCAACTGGATCTCTTCAGAAATGAATCCTTTCTATATTGTTATTTCATAAAGGCAAAAATCGCCAACATTGACCATTTCGCAAAATATGTACAATAACTAAACCCGCTTCCAACAAACCAGAAGCTGGGAGACATGTCTTTGATTAAATACAAGTGGAATACGATGGGAATAGTTTTCCTGAAATCAGCGGAAGTAGCCGTTTGTTTTGTTCGAAATATGTGGAACAACGTTTACCTTCAATTCACGTTCACAGGTTTCTACCGCATCTTGCTTCTGTCTGATTTTCTCCTTTAGATTGGACATGCTCTTCTCGTGCGTTTTCGGGACAGCCCGTTGATGGTTACATAGGATAGCTACGGCACGATTCGCACGATTATATGCCAGCAACTTTTCCGGAACGGTCATTTCCGGGTCAGTGAGTTCTGCAAGCTGGTTTTGCAGCGTGAATGAAGCGTTGAACGTACGGAACACTTTGGCGGTGAGGCCTGTAAAGAAAGGTATTGTTAATTAGTTTACCAAGTAATTTCAAGAAATCCAATGCTACACACCTTCCATAAGTTCACGAAGATGTTCGTTCAGTACTGAGGTGTTCAACCGATCGAATAGATCGTCACCAGGTTTCTTGTTCTCCTTGAATAGTTCCAGATTCTTGAACACGCGTTTCTCAACCTCAACCTCGTTGTAGTACCGAATTGAATCCTTACCGAGGAAGTCAAATACGACCACATTCTCCTTGCCGTTCAGTTCCTTGTGCAAATCAATGTGCTCAACGCGCAGCGAACAACAACCGACCGTATCGGCCTGATCTTCGTCCTTTTCGTTACCAGCTCTCAGGGCGAGCTTATCAATAAAATACAAAGCCACAGCACGCTGCCGTATTCTCATCTCTTTGCTCTTCCACTCATCGCGATATGTGTTTCGAATTTTGTCGATGTGCTTGAGCAGCCGCCGCGCAGTTTCGTATTTTTGCCAATCCTTTTCGCCCTTCAGTTTGGAACTGGGATTCAACATCACGTATTTGACTTGCCCTTGAACGTTCTCGGTCCATGAAGCCAACCATGAAACTGAATTGTCATGACGTACTTCCTTCCATTTGCGCCCATCCGGTGCCTTAGGCCAAGTACTATCCTTACCACAATTGATGATCACATCTTCGGGTAAAACGCGTCGCTTGACCATACCCATCTTTGGGTGTTCTCCGCGACCACGGAACAAACCCGGTGGTTCAATACGGAAGTTTCCAATTTTCTCCTTGTGTCCATCAATAATACAGGTGCCGTATTCCTTCACCAAAGCTTCGTTCTCCTCCTTGAGAGCAAGCTTTTGCTCCTTCGTGCGGTTACGATTCGCTTCGGAAATTTCGGCAAAGTGTTTGTGCATGTAGCGGAAGTTGCACTTTTTGAGATCCTTGATCTTGTCGCGCTCGGATGAGGTCATCGATTTGCGCCAGTCTTTGAAAAAGTTATCGTTGAAGGCATCTTTCGACGTGTAGTCGTGCTCCAACATACGGGCATAGAAGCCGGCAATCTCCTCTGCATCCTGTGAAAGCTTAATAACCTTGCCGTCGTactcaaatttgattttttccggCAGCGGGTCATACGCTGGTGCGAAGACCGGACCTTTGTGTTCCAGAGTGTTCCATTTGACTCCGTCTTCGCGCTTTTCTTCCTCCCACCTGGAACAAGTAACAAGAACATTGCGTTTAGATGTGGACAATAGAGATAAAAACTGTAGAAGAACGACTGTCGCTGTCGCCACTTGTGAACTATCTTTTGCTATGGTACGAGCTAAATGTCAACGCAAAATCTATACGCTTTTCCATGTATTCAACATGTTTTGAATGAGAACAAAGAGAATCGCAGCAGTGACTGTCTACGTCTACAGTTTAGTAGCTCTATGGTGTAGAATCAACAAAAATATTCGATAGAAGGGGATCAACCTCTTTTGAGAGCGCACCAGTTGCACAGTCGAGCGGGCTGTTGCAGTGCTTGAACTATGTTTCGTAATTGTTCCGTTCCGAAAGCTGTTTACCAGTTTTTGGCAGCGAAAGCCCCTGCATGTAACGTAAACGACAGTCCACATTAAACTAATTTCAGTTGTTCCGATTACATAACATGCTAAGTCtggaatatctcaaaactcgCTGCATGTGAACACAACAAATCAAAAAACACGTTAGTTACTGTACACACGCAGAATGTATGGACACCATTTTTTGCGATTGACATTTCAAGACGTCAAAAGTATGCTGTCAAAATACCTGCTTCAAGCGATAGAAGTGCCAGTTCGCGACTTGTGGTGAGCACTGGAACTAAATTTGAAAACAGATGCACATTCGTCATAGAAGATTTCAACTTGACGTCATAATTTGTTCTGTCTGGGAGCTTGAAGTAAATTGCAATCGCTTTCAAACCCATTTTTAGTGTCAATTCAGGTACTTAAAGCAATTTCAAATTGGATTACAGTGGCGTCTCCAGCCGAACCCAACCTAATCCGAGTTGCTTGTAACATAATTAGTCCTGAACCTCCGAGAGATCATGATTCACGGATCCGTTTCCTTCTTTGCAAACAATGTGTTAATATTTCTACATACCACTTCCAAACTTCTTCCTCCGGTTCCTGTTTCTTTTTGCGACCTTTGGTGGGGCTGACAACCTCCTGTTTTACTTGATTCTTAACCTGGTAATGAAATACAAACCAGaacaaaaattattgaaatggaatgtatttgatgaaaaaaaactatttaccTTGGTCTTGGTTTCCTTCTTGATCTCCTGTTTGACCTTCTTggcttgtttcttcttcttggctGCCCCATAATCctcatcttcttcttcgtcAAACTCCTCCGCTTCGGACTCGTAGGCgcgcttcttctttttcttctctttcttGTCCTTTTTCTCGGTctttatctttttcttcttgtttccttcATTGAAGTCTTCGTCGTCGTCTTTTTTCTTGCGCTTGGACAAAGGTACGTCATCATCAGAATCTTGCTCCTGCTTCACATCAACTTGGACTGGTTCCTCCGGTTCCGCCTGCTCAGATTCATCATCTTGGTCCGGATCTGGTGCTTCCTCTTTGATTACGAACTGTGACTCATCCGTCCGGAACTGAGACATCGAGTAATCGCAGGAACTGGCTTGTGAGATGCTCAAAGGATCCTCCTGTTTCATTTCAGTCACATCTTGAGATGATTCGTTGCTTACAGTACCGTTGAAAGCCGGCTCCGGGGTTTCTTCGGGCTCTTCGATTTTTAATGCAGGCTCTTCTTTAACTTTTTCGCGAGGTTTATCCTTCGACGAAGAATGCTTTTCGCTGCGGTCCCGATCTTTGCGATCTTTATCCTTATCCTTACTGCTACTACTGCTGGAATGCTTTTCTTTGTCCTTGctgctactactactactgctTTTGCTTTTATCCTTGTCGCGATCCTTGTCCTTGTCTCGAGACGATGAGGAACTACTCTTATGCTTGTCCCGATCTTTGTCTTTGCTGCTACTACTGCTGCTGGATTTTTCTTTATCCTTGCGATCCTTGTCCCGCTCACGATCCTTGTCcttcgatctctccttatcctTTTCCCGTTCTCTATCCTTGTCCTTGGACCGCTCTTTGTCTTTATCCTTGGACCGTTCCTTGTCCTTTTCTCGATCCTTATCGCTTCGGGAGCTCTTGTGCGAGCTGCTATGACGATCACGGTCCTTATCCttgctgctactgctgctggACTTGCTCTTATCGCGATCTTTGTCCCTATAACAACGTTTTAGGAAAACCATTGAATTACTATTATTTGGCACGAGTTAATAACGCTTACTTCGACGAGGACGAGGAGCTGCTCTTGTGCTTGTCGCGATCCCGATCCTTGTCCTTCGAACGCTCCTTGTCCTTGTCCCGGTCGCGATCCTTGTCCGATCGGCTCTTGTCCTTCTCGCGGTCCCGGTCCCGATCCTTGTCCCGGTGTTTATCCTTGCTGGAGCTTTTGTGGCTCTTGCGGTGATCATCGCTGGAGCCAACGCCGCCCTCCGAGTGGCCATTGCTCACCCCATTCGGGCGGTCCGACGATCCACCGTTCACTTGTTTGTTGGCGTCATCCTGCCGACGAAGAAACGGATTTAGTTACCAAAATAGTACTTGAAGTGAATAGGCAAGAAAAAATAAGGTATTAGGCAAttgtctttttcttattggcattacatccccacactgggacagagccgccttgcagcttagtgttcattaagcactttcacagttattaactgcgaggtttctaagccaagttgccatttttgcattcgtctatcatgaggctaacacgatgtttatgcccagggaagtcgatacaatttccaagccgaaaattgtctagacctgcaccgggaatcgaagccagccaccctcagcatggtcttgatttgtagccgcgcgtcttaccgcacggctaaggatagCCGTGGCAATTGTGATGTGAATAAATTCTGCAGAGAGCGATTTgattcatcttcttctttttttttcaacttagtattctattagcatttccttagttattagcttttatatgcccgccattgcatgagtatgtatcttgtgtggcaagtacaatggatacactatgcccttgccatctccggattggcaatcctacgcctttgctcgcaaggctactggtgACCTCGGTTTGATACTCGATGACAAACTTTCAAGGGGTTGTATATCAATTATGCGAGGGCTTTTGGAAGGAAAAGGGCAGCCATTGGGCTTACgcttcaaatattaaaaaaatgccTAAAAAATCAAAAGTCTCGCTATATTAGAGCGTAACGTTCATTTTCCATGCCAGAAGAAACGAAACGTCTACTCTCTAAAATTACAGTATGGTTAGTTAGTGAGAACTTCCTTGAAAAAATGAGTGTGGAACCCCCATCTCCAAAAAGGTGTTTCTTCATATAATACGATTTGTACAGTACTAAGAGGTGTGGAGTTCCCTTTCAACCATCCAAGTTATGAGAGCTGATTCCCAATGACCATTTGAATAGTCGTGAACAAACGGCTGAGTGTTGATAGTCGCTGATACACTGCTCGACCAAATAAACTGTCATTGTCTTTTCCCGTGAATTTCCCAACAGTTAATATATCACCAGGAACTGATAAAGCCTCGCTTTTTTACCAATTAGGAATACCATGAAATCAACAGTCATTGACTTATTGCATGTATGCACAAAAACTCAGAAAAACATTGGCCGTAAATTTTATTCGCTTTGCATTCAATAAGGTTCAAATCTGAACTTGATTACGAATCACTAAAAAATATTAGCGCGATGCATAAACTTAAGAACATGAAACTATTGAGAACCAGAGCAACAGATCCATAGCCCTGGTGAAGGAGATTGATTGAGATTGTTGACCTTGGCCATCACGTAAAGAATAATGCTGAATCACGCAATTATCGGGAAGACAGCCATGATAAAGGTAGCCTACAAAATAAGTTCTCCTGACAGAAAAGGAAAACGAATTAAAAACTAAACATGATTCGAAATTCACACATCTGACACATGTGTTTCGATTACAAAATCCTTTATAAATCTTTTAGtttcaaattagtttttaaagaaattcgtaTCTAGCCCGCTTTTTCAGTTGAAACCAAAATTGTGTTCATTGATAGAACGTTCTATTTGCCGAATTAaacgcaaattaaaaaaatgatacaTATTTCGGTTACCGGGTAAGAATCGTTGTACTTCTCAATTACATACAATAATGAATATATGAAAGGGAAATAAAGGCCGGGACGGGAATAAAATATATTGTCCAAATAAATCAACTCCCTCAAGCATCTTTGTAATATATAACATTTCATATTGAACACATATTAGAAAGTTGTAAAACACTATCTAGCCATGCACTGCGAACTTCTGATATTTATATTCAAATTAGCAAAGACATTTCTCATTATTATAACCCAGTAACTGGTTACTAGCTGGCAATCTAAACATAtttcacacaaaaaaaaaactcaatcgCAACAAtagccaatatggcctttctcGATTTTCCCCATTAAACGATGCTACCAATATAGGACTTTGCCAGAAAACGGTGAACGCAGTACGCTTTTTGCCACCACTCTGCCTATGTGCAGCATACGCGAGCAACACTTGTGAAAATTCAAAGCCAGCCACACTCGCACCAAACTATAAAGTACCAAGTCGCTGCCCGATGCATGCTAAATATAATAAAGTCCGTCCGCCTTGCTCTACTCTACGGTGCATATAAGCAGCGAGATGTTGAACCCACCGCGACTGACGGCTTCATCGTAGTAGCCGTGCGCTCGTTTCAACAGCACAAAGAGCGAACAGACAGCCACCCTTCGAAAAAGATGTGAAATCAATCGGAAATTTTCTAAGTGTCGGAAAAATCCGGGACTTGTCGAAATTTTTTGGCCCAAAAAGTAACCGAACCTCAAATGATGTAGTTTTGCACGAAACGAATTTCTGTCCTATTTTCAGCCCAAAATATGCCTCCCAAATGGAAATAttaattttcaaagttttaccCTACTGCCATTCGACGGCGACGTGGGACTTAGTCTCCGGACGCCATTTTCTCTTCATGCACAGCACTTTGACTCTGGCACATATAGCAGCAACCAAGCAGAGCAGACGAAAATTTTTCTAAGTTCCAGAGTGCTGTGCTGAGACTCTACTCTATTTGCGAGATGTCGACCGTAGCAACCCAAATTTGATAACTATTTCTAGATCGTTCCCAAATCGGAATTGCCTCATTAGTACCGTTCTCATGTACGGGGGAAGTGACACCTGAATTTTAATGGTACTAACCTGCGAATTAGTCGCTTCCACCTCGACACTCATTGTCCGAAGGAATCGAGAGTTGCACCACAAAACCGAACCAAATTGTGCCCGCGGTCTCTACACCAGACCAACACGGAATGAAGCAGAAATTTTTACAAGTCCGAGAATCCACACACTGTGAGTCCGACTGACTGCTGCGATCGTCGTCCGTCGCCTACCTTTCTTTATCGCACGGCAGTGAACACTACAACCACAACAAAGACGCCGTCGACGTTTTGACGGGTGTCAAAAAGTGCCGAAAACACGAGTTTGAAATTGCAAATTTTGTCCAAATTCGCTTCGCTTGGTGAAAATCTGACTTTATTTAAGTAGTACTTGGAGGCAATTGCGAGTTGCCTTCGAATTATGAGGAATTTTGAAGCAAAATATGCAATTATTTGGCACGAAGAGCACGAAGGACGTACATCACGACGGGAAAGCACACTGGCAGATACGAGTGACAGACTGACAGCATCAGGCAAGTTTTTCGTTTTCCGTCAGCAAAGACACAAACACTGCTGACAGACATCAGAAATGACGACAAGTGCACTGTAAAAATATTCACAATATTATCACATCAGAAAACATCAGACGTTCATCTCACACACTACAACTTTATTTCGATGGGAATCagccaagggcctcatacgcctgtcactggcgaacaaagctcgtgtactctgcatcgaagcttagaaccggtgttagggcgcaatcgttaatatgaacattttttatattcggttagttactgcaaataaattctttttcgagtccctataatcaagcaggtatctcaagcataccacatcatTATATTACTGCATGATTGAATGTTtagttttgataaaatatcgaaaacaaagtgtgcataaaaattgcctcgtcataacaaaaaggtggtagagaattaacactgttgtgtacagttagaaccaaatccaaatgtcgcacatgtcggggtagggattcagtgctccgccttctccccctggaatcagcaacattttgctgaattttgcTGTGCTGTAAATACAGCAACACATCcagtaaaatattttgaacagATTCTTTAGCAAAACACCCTGACCCAAAACTGACAGAATCTTTGCTTGATTTCCAGCAAAATTGCTGCAGCATTTTTTTTACTGAATGTTTAGCAAATATGCagctgcagctcggcaaaatccgcacagccgtgtacTCAGCTAAATAGAAAACTGGTATCCCGTCAAAAATGTGGTTTGTTAGCTGGGTTTCggtaaattatttgctgattgtcagcaactttgacagatctcggcgaaaacatgtttgctgggttCGGCTGTGctaatctcggtaaaagttgaacaaattgctgagatcccggtgaaaaaaattaagtgtgaggGTAATGAAATAGAAAACAAATTAGTAGTTTAAACAACAATTCGCATCTCCTTTACGAATACATATATCaaacattttattcattatttttgagGCTTTTAGGAATATAGTTCACAATATCAACCACATCGCAAATTCCACCTCTTTTGCAAACGTgtgactcttagcgcgaaacaacggacacgaataggaacatggaacgttttaaccctagcccagcagggtaaattggcacaacttgccaaagaggcacgccgcatgaagcttgagatcctgggattgagtgaagtccgttggccaaactttggagaacacagaatgccgtcgggacaagatctgctatactctggtttacttGGTGAACACGCtgcccggcatcgcggagttggcttcctactaagcgctcatgcacactctgcgcttatgaggTGGgcacctataagtgaaaggataatcgtttgcagatttagaacacgggtccgaaaccttactataatccaatgttatgcgccaagcgatgctgccgatctacaagacaaagagaacttctacagtcaactcaatgccaccgtagatagaattccgaagagtGATATCaggatctgtttgggcgacttcaatgcgaagatcggatccgacaactcgaaccgtgagcgcattatgggacgccatggtctcggagaaatgagcgaaaacggagagctgtctgcagaattttgtggtaataacgacatggtgatcgggggatcgctcttccctcatcgaccggttcacaaatTCACgcgggtctcccgtgacggcttcaCAGATAATCAAATAGACCACATCTggatcagccgaaaatggaaacggagccttcttgatgtacggaataaacgtagtgccgatatcgcgtctgatcatcacctcatcatcggcgaaatacgcctgcgcattacGCGGATTCGTCAGCAGGagaaaagagttggacgacgattcaacacacgccgactggaagatgccacgctgaaacggtccttcgttgaagaactggagacgcgtgctgcagatattccggaaggtagcagcgtggaagaccaatgaaccgctatcaagaatgccttcatcgccaccagcgagaacaatctgggcgaactacgcacccagagaaaccaatggatcaccgatgagacctggaggaagatagaggagcgaagagtagccaaagccgcgatagagcgatcgaaaaccagaggagccaaagtcttagcccgtcaacgatacacagctcttgagaaggaagtaatacgttcatgtcgacgggacaagtgAGCGTGGTCAGACTCTCTggtcgacgaaggagagagccgccgtaaccggggacattcgcctcctctacgatatctcacgacgcttaagcggggcgaagatgaatgcatcgatgcctgtgaaagacgcgaatgatcagttattgatcgacccaactgaccagctgaaacgcacTTCGAAcagctttttcaagtgccagccaggccatcaccacctcggcatgatctgcctaggttccgacgtataacacgcgtcaataccgaagtttcatcactgctagagattcaaacagccatccaaagcatgaaatcgaataaagccccaggggtcgatcgcatatcagccgagatgctcaaagctgaccccatgacatccgctcaactactgcatcgtttatttcgtaatatctgggacaccgcaactttcccggtcgactggatgagaggtatcttagtgaaggtgcccataAAAGGCgatctgactgtatgcgataactggcgaggcattatgtggctgtgtaccgttctcaaagttctatgcaaagtaatcctagcccggattcaggagaagatcgatgcgactctccggcggcagcaggccggattccgtgccggaagatcctgtgtggaccgtattgtcacgctccgtatcattctggagtgggtcaacgagttccaagagtccctttacttggtattcattgactacgaaaactttcgaccgtctcattcacgagaatatgtggggcgctctgagacgcaagggggttcctgagaaaatcatcggcctcatcgaagcacagtacgaggccttttcgtgtagagtgctgggTCCTGTGGGGGGTCCTGTCCGAcactatccgggtcgtagctggtgtgaggcaagaatgtattctatcaccgttactgttcctcatcgtaatcgatgagattctggtagatgcgattgaccgtgaaccaaaccgcgggttGTTATGGCAGTCTATAACTATGGAGCacttaaacgacttcgaattggctgatgacgttgcactcctcgcgcaacggcgctctgatatgcagagtaagctcaacgaccttgctgagcgctcctcctcggcaggtttagtcatcaacgtcaacaaaaccaaatcgttggatgtaaacaaggtgactccttccagtttcacagtagccgggcaaccagtggagaatgttgaaagcttccaatatcttggtagccaaatggcgtcagacggcggtaccaagatcgacataggcgcacggatcaagaaagcaagggcttgcgagtttaagaaatatctggaaaaacatgCAGATAACTGAACGCATCAAAATACGacttttcaactctaacgtgaaatctgcgATCTTAtatgctagcgaaacatggggtgtatcagtggagaacactcaacggctgcaggtgttcatcaacagatgtctgcggtatataatt
This genomic window from Armigeres subalbatus isolate Guangzhou_Male unplaced genomic scaffold, GZ_Asu_2 Contig325, whole genome shotgun sequence contains:
- the LOC134204002 gene encoding DNA topoisomerase 1-like isoform X2, coding for MWTVVYVTCRGFRCQKLVNSFRNGTITKHSSSTATARSTVQLVRSQKRWEEEKREDGVKWNTLEHKGPVFAPAYDPLPEKIKFEYDGKVIKLSQDAEEIAGFYARMLEHDYTSKDAFNDNFFKDWRKSMTSSERDKIKDLKKCNFRYMHKHFAEISEANRNRTKEQKLALKEENEALVKEYGTCIIDGHKEKIGNFRIEPPGLFRGRGEHPKMGMVKRRVLPEDVIINCGKDSTWPKAPDGRKWKEVRHDNSVSWLASWTENVQGQVKYVMLNPSSKLKGEKDWQKYETARRLLKHIDKIRNTYRDEWKSKEMRIRQRAVALYFIDKLALRAGNEKDEDQADTVGCCSLRVEHIDLHKELNGKENVVVFDFLGKDSIRYYNEVEVEKRVFKNLELFKENKKPGDDLFDRLNTSVLNEHLRELMEGLTAKVFRTFNASFTLQNQLAELTDPEMTVPEKLLAYNRANRAVAILCNHQRAVPKTHEKSMSNLKEKIRQKQDAVETCERELKDLKKSNVRDKVAKDKKQKQLERLKDQLKKLELQETDKDENKTIALGTSKLNYLDPRISVAWCKKFDVPIEKIFNKTQRDKFRWAIDMADENYVF
- the LOC134204002 gene encoding DNA topoisomerase I, mitochondrial-like isoform X1, translating into MSVEVEATNSQDDANKQVNGGSSDRPNGVSNGHSEGGVGSSDDHRKSHKSSSKDKHRDKDRDRDREKDKSRSDKDRDRDKDKERSKDKDRDRDKHKSSSSSSSKDKDRDKSKSSSSSSKDKDRDRHSSSHKSSRSDKDREKDKERSKDKDKERSKDKDREREKDKERSKDKDRERDKDRKDKEKSSSSSSSKDKDRDKHKSSSSSSRDKDKDRDKDKSKSSSSSSSKDKEKHSSSSSSKDKDKDRKDRDRSEKHSSSKDKPREKVKEEPALKIEEPEETPEPAFNGTVSNESSQDVTEMKQEDPLSISQASSCDYSMSQFRTDESQFVIKEEAPDPDQDDESEQAEPEEPVQVDVKQEQDSDDDVPLSKRKKKDDDEDFNEGNKKKKIKTEKKDKKEKKKKKRAYESEAEEFDEEEDEDYGAAKKKKQAKKVKQEIKKETKTKVKNQVKQEVVSPTKGRKKKQEPEEEVWKWWEEEKREDGVKWNTLEHKGPVFAPAYDPLPEKIKFEYDGKVIKLSQDAEEIAGFYARMLEHDYTSKDAFNDNFFKDWRKSMTSSERDKIKDLKKCNFRYMHKHFAEISEANRNRTKEQKLALKEENEALVKEYGTCIIDGHKEKIGNFRIEPPGLFRGRGEHPKMGMVKRRVLPEDVIINCGKDSTWPKAPDGRKWKEVRHDNSVSWLASWTENVQGQVKYVMLNPSSKLKGEKDWQKYETARRLLKHIDKIRNTYRDEWKSKEMRIRQRAVALYFIDKLALRAGNEKDEDQADTVGCCSLRVEHIDLHKELNGKENVVVFDFLGKDSIRYYNEVEVEKRVFKNLELFKENKKPGDDLFDRLNTSVLNEHLRELMEGLTAKVFRTFNASFTLQNQLAELTDPEMTVPEKLLAYNRANRAVAILCNHQRAVPKTHEKSMSNLKEKIRQKQDAVETCERELKDLKKSNVRDKVAKDKKQKQLERLKDQLKKLELQETDKDENKTIALGTSKLNYLDPRISVAWCKKFDVPIEKIFNKTQRDKFRWAIDMADENYVF